The Parabacteroides sp. AD58 genome includes a window with the following:
- a CDS encoding NAD(P)H-dependent glycerol-3-phosphate dehydrogenase: MNLPGKIAIMGGGSWATALAKIVLSTQERINWYMRRDDQIQDFLQTGHNPSYLSAVEFDINRINFYSDINRTIEESDTLIFATPSPFLKQHLKKVTTSLEDKFIVSAIKGIVPDENMLVADYFSEYYHVPINHIAVIGGPCHAEEIALERLSYITLACPDIDYAYQLSPVFKNQYLRNYCCKDVTGIEYASVLKNVYAIVAGICHGMKYGDNFLAVFICNAIEEMRNFLYAVHGLERDITDSVYLGDLLVTAYSRFSRNRTFGTMIGKGYSVKTAQLEMEMIAEGYYGTKCIHEINEKYKVNMPILDALYAILYERKSPMVVIRQLTQTFK; encoded by the coding sequence ATGAATTTGCCTGGAAAAATTGCAATAATGGGAGGCGGTAGTTGGGCTACCGCCTTAGCCAAGATTGTACTCTCTACTCAAGAGCGTATCAATTGGTATATGCGGCGAGATGATCAGATTCAGGATTTCCTTCAGACAGGTCATAATCCGAGTTATTTGTCTGCCGTAGAATTTGATATTAATCGGATTAATTTCTATTCTGATATTAATCGGACGATTGAAGAGTCAGATACGCTCATCTTTGCTACTCCTTCACCATTCTTAAAACAGCATCTGAAGAAAGTTACGACTTCATTAGAAGATAAGTTTATTGTTTCTGCTATTAAGGGAATTGTGCCGGATGAAAATATGCTGGTAGCTGATTATTTTTCGGAATATTATCATGTTCCTATTAATCATATTGCAGTAATCGGTGGACCGTGTCATGCTGAGGAAATTGCGCTTGAGCGCCTTTCGTATATCACTTTGGCATGTCCAGATATAGATTATGCTTATCAGCTGTCTCCTGTGTTTAAGAATCAATACTTGAGAAATTATTGTTGTAAAGATGTAACGGGCATTGAGTATGCTTCGGTTTTGAAGAATGTATATGCAATTGTAGCAGGCATTTGTCACGGGATGAAATATGGCGATAATTTCTTAGCGGTGTTCATCTGTAATGCTATTGAAGAAATGCGGAATTTTTTGTATGCCGTTCATGGACTTGAGCGGGATATTACTGATTCTGTATATTTGGGAGACTTACTGGTGACTGCTTATTCCCGTTTTAGTCGAAACAGAACCTTTGGGACTATGATAGGAAAAGGTTATTCTGTGAAAACGGCGCAGTTGGAAATGGAAATGATTGCTGAAGGTTATTACGGGACAAAATGTATTCATGAAATTAACGAAAAATATAAAGTCAATATGCCGATATTGGATGCTTTGTATGCGATTTTGTATGAACGGAAATCGCCAATGGTTGTTATTCGGCAGTTGACACAAACTTTTAAATAA
- a CDS encoding glucose-6-phosphate isomerase, whose amino-acid sequence MKNICLNFEKALGVVSKEQIFAQEATVNACMATLHEGNGAGNDFLGWLHLPSSITEAELTEIENTANILRSKCEVVVAIGIGGSYLGTRAVVEAMNNSFDWLHTNDRKNPILLYAGHNIGEDYLYELTEVLKGKQFGIINISKSGTTTEPAIAFRILKKQLEDAVGKEEAKHRIVAITDARKGALRTLADQEGYKTFVIPDNVGGRFSVLTPVGLLPIAVAGINIRELVAGAVAMEKATDQSVPFAENISAQYAAVRNELYKRGKKIEILCNFHPKLHYIGEWWKQLYGESEGKDGKGIFPAAVDLTTDLHSMGQWIQEGERTIYETVISVEKANHSVVVPTDEANLDGLNFLAGKHVDEVNKMAELGTQLAHVDGGVPNIKVTMPEVSPYYIGQLFYFFEKACGISGYILGVNPFNQPGVEAYKKNMFALLNKPGYEKESEAIKSRL is encoded by the coding sequence ATGAAAAACATTTGCTTGAACTTTGAAAAAGCATTAGGCGTTGTTTCTAAAGAGCAGATTTTTGCACAGGAAGCAACTGTAAACGCTTGTATGGCGACTTTGCACGAGGGTAATGGTGCTGGAAATGATTTCTTGGGATGGTTGCATTTACCTTCTTCTATTACAGAAGCTGAGCTGACTGAAATAGAAAACACTGCTAACATTCTGCGTTCTAAGTGCGAAGTAGTTGTTGCTATTGGTATTGGTGGCAGCTATTTGGGAACTCGTGCAGTTGTTGAGGCTATGAATAATAGTTTTGACTGGTTGCATACGAATGATAGAAAGAATCCGATCTTATTGTATGCAGGTCATAACATTGGAGAAGATTACTTATATGAACTGACAGAAGTATTGAAAGGTAAACAATTTGGTATTATCAATATTTCAAAGTCAGGAACAACTACAGAGCCTGCTATTGCATTCCGTATTTTAAAGAAGCAGTTGGAGGATGCTGTAGGTAAAGAGGAAGCTAAGCATCGTATTGTGGCTATTACTGATGCTCGTAAAGGTGCTTTGCGTACTTTAGCAGATCAGGAAGGTTATAAGACATTTGTTATTCCAGACAATGTAGGTGGTCGTTTCTCTGTTTTGACACCAGTTGGATTATTGCCAATCGCTGTTGCAGGTATTAATATACGAGAATTGGTGGCAGGAGCTGTAGCTATGGAAAAGGCTACTGATCAGAGTGTACCTTTTGCTGAAAACATTTCAGCTCAATATGCAGCCGTTCGTAATGAATTATACAAGAGAGGAAAGAAAATAGAAATCTTGTGTAACTTCCATCCGAAATTGCATTACATTGGTGAATGGTGGAAACAGCTGTATGGTGAAAGTGAAGGAAAAGATGGAAAAGGAATATTCCCGGCAGCTGTAGATTTGACAACCGATTTGCATTCAATGGGTCAGTGGATTCAAGAAGGTGAACGTACCATCTATGAAACGGTTATTTCTGTTGAGAAAGCTAATCATTCAGTAGTAGTTCCGACAGATGAAGCCAATCTGGATGGATTGAATTTCTTGGCTGGTAAGCATGTAGACGAAGTAAATAAAATGGCAGAGTTAGGTACTCAGTTGGCCCATGTAGATGGCGGTGTTCCAAATATAAAGGTGACGATGCCGGAAGTTTCTCCTTATTATATTGGTCAGTTATTCTATTTCTTTGAGAAAGCATGTGGTATCAGTGGCTATATCTTAGGTGTTAATCCGTTTAACCAGCCGGGTGTTGAAGCTTATAAGAAGAACATGTTCGCATTATTGAACAAGCCTGGTTATGAAAAGGAAAGTGAAGCTATTAAAAGCAGATTATAA
- a CDS encoding HAD family hydrolase — translation MELDLIRRAVQHYEEHAGCKLNPKAVLFDMDGVLYDSMRFHARAWKEVADAHSLISSEDDFYMYEGRTGSSTIDELYLRSFHRKATDEEKQAIYREKSDLFNHYNDGEPMPGATDVLEKVGAYGMQRLVVTGSGQKSLIDKLEHTYPHCFSQDKMVTAFDVKYGKPDPEPYLIGLVKAGVSAHEAFVVENAPLGVRAGVAAGIFTIAVNTGPLSDEILWNEGANLLFPSMESLATHWPLLMQAVGK, via the coding sequence ATGGAGTTGGATTTGATAAGGAGAGCCGTGCAGCATTATGAGGAACATGCGGGTTGTAAGCTGAATCCAAAAGCTGTCTTGTTTGATATGGATGGTGTTTTGTATGATTCCATGCGCTTTCATGCACGGGCCTGGAAAGAAGTGGCTGATGCTCATTCGTTGATAAGTTCTGAAGACGATTTTTATATGTACGAGGGCCGTACTGGTTCGAGTACGATAGATGAACTATATTTACGTTCTTTTCACCGAAAGGCAACAGATGAGGAGAAACAGGCAATTTATCGGGAAAAATCGGATTTATTTAATCATTATAATGATGGTGAACCGATGCCGGGTGCCACAGATGTTCTGGAAAAAGTAGGTGCTTATGGTATGCAACGCTTGGTTGTTACCGGTTCCGGGCAGAAAAGTTTGATTGATAAATTAGAGCATACTTATCCGCATTGTTTTTCACAAGACAAGATGGTAACGGCATTTGATGTAAAATATGGAAAGCCTGATCCGGAACCTTATTTGATAGGCTTAGTCAAGGCTGGAGTATCTGCTCATGAAGCTTTTGTCGTTGAGAATGCACCATTGGGTGTTCGTGCCGGAGTTGCGGCTGGAATATTCACAATAGCAGTAAATACAGGCCCATTGTCTGACGAAATTTTATGGAATGAAGGAGCCAATCTGCTTTTTCCTTCCATGGAATCATTGGCTACACATTGGCCATTGTTGATGCAGGCTGTAGGAAAATAA
- a CDS encoding sugar phosphate isomerase/epimerase family protein, with the protein MQNRREFLKQASLLLAGGLVAPQLLSSCGGKGASSAASETAKKHIGLQLYSLRDDINDLGIQKVLEIVSKMGYVNLETAGYSDDGKIYGLDPAEFKKICNDLGMKPTSAHLSHFIGDDMNKDLSWWNTAIEAHKKAGMKYMVMPVSPINEKATMDDLKRYFSDYFYQIGLAAAGAGIKFGYHNHDYEFKQIDGQTIYDLMLENSSPDHIFFEMDVYWVKRGGKDPVEYMKKYPNRFPVLHIKDETAIGASGTIDFKPIFEQAYANGMKDWYVEVERYDGTPQEDVQKSYDFLNKADYVK; encoded by the coding sequence ATGCAAAACAGACGTGAATTTTTAAAGCAGGCTTCTCTGTTACTTGCAGGAGGCTTAGTTGCTCCACAATTATTATCATCTTGCGGCGGTAAAGGAGCTTCAAGTGCAGCAAGTGAAACAGCAAAAAAACACATTGGTCTTCAACTCTATTCTTTGCGTGACGATATCAATGATTTAGGTATCCAGAAAGTATTGGAAATTGTATCCAAAATGGGTTATGTAAATTTGGAAACTGCCGGTTACAGTGACGACGGCAAGATCTACGGATTAGATCCCGCAGAATTCAAGAAGATTTGTAACGACTTAGGCATGAAACCGACCAGCGCCCACCTGTCTCATTTCATTGGTGATGATATGAACAAAGACCTGTCTTGGTGGAATACAGCTATCGAAGCTCATAAGAAGGCTGGAATGAAATACATGGTTATGCCAGTTTCTCCGATCAACGAAAAAGCAACCATGGATGATTTGAAGAGATATTTCAGTGACTACTTCTATCAAATTGGCTTGGCTGCTGCCGGTGCCGGTATTAAATTCGGTTACCACAACCATGATTATGAATTCAAACAGATCGATGGTCAGACTATTTATGACCTGATGCTTGAAAACTCAAGTCCAGATCACATTTTCTTCGAAATGGATGTTTACTGGGTAAAACGAGGAGGAAAAGATCCAGTAGAATATATGAAGAAATATCCAAACCGTTTCCCGGTATTACATATTAAAGATGAGACAGCTATTGGAGCCAGTGGTACAATCGACTTCAAGCCGATCTTTGAACAAGCATATGCCAACGGCATGAAAGACTGGTATGTAGAAGTAGAACGCTACGACGGAACACCTCAGGAAGACGTTCAAAAGAGCTACGACTTCTTGAATAAAGCTGATTATGTGAAATAA
- a CDS encoding DUF4251 domain-containing protein, with product MNKKYFVQIMYTAILMGLAVLTQPTAAQEQKNDQTAQTIKKALDEHTYKIDVDYMTPMKGRSRALTTLYSLEVKNDSIFSYLPYVGEAYNVPYGGGKGLNFQAPISQYESKEGKKGATEIKLKTRNEEDSYTFRITVFTNGSTQIYVQPNNRQSISFSGKMNLNDK from the coding sequence ATGAATAAGAAGTATTTTGTACAAATCATGTACACGGCAATATTAATGGGGCTGGCTGTTTTAACCCAACCCACTGCAGCCCAAGAACAGAAGAATGATCAGACTGCTCAAACGATAAAAAAAGCTCTTGATGAACATACTTACAAAATAGATGTCGACTATATGACACCTATGAAAGGCAGAAGCAGAGCTTTAACGACACTCTATTCGCTGGAAGTCAAGAACGATTCGATATTTTCTTACCTTCCATATGTCGGTGAAGCCTATAATGTACCTTATGGAGGTGGCAAAGGACTGAATTTTCAAGCACCTATCAGCCAGTACGAATCAAAAGAAGGGAAAAAAGGTGCAACAGAAATCAAATTAAAAACACGTAATGAAGAAGATTCTTATACCTTCCGGATAACCGTGTTCACTAATGGCTCAACCCAAATCTATGTTCAGCCCAATAACAGACAATCGATATCTTTCAGCGGTAAAATGAATCTGAATGATAAATAA
- a CDS encoding TIGR01212 family radical SAM protein (This family includes YhcC from E. coli K-12, an uncharacterized radical SAM protein.), with protein MENKRPYNEFSDFLRNCFPCKVQKISINAGFTCPNRDGSKGWGGCTYCNNQTFSPEYCHTEKTVTEQLEEGVHFFSRKYPEMKYLAYFQAYTNTYDSIDALKKKYEEALAFPGVVGLIVGTRPDCMPDELLDYFAMLSKRTFVMIEYGVESTKEETLLRINRGHSYRESEEAICRTAACGIFTGAHLILGLPGESREDILEHARRISSLPLTTLKLHQLQLIRNTRMAKEYAENPSDFHLYTVDEYIDLAIDFVERLNPAFIVERFVSQSPKELLIAPDWGLKNYEFTAKVNKRFMERNTWQGKLYE; from the coding sequence ATGGAAAATAAGAGACCATATAACGAATTCAGTGATTTTTTGAGGAACTGCTTCCCTTGCAAAGTACAAAAAATATCTATTAACGCCGGATTCACGTGCCCGAATCGTGATGGTAGCAAAGGTTGGGGTGGATGTACGTATTGTAATAATCAGACATTTAGTCCGGAATACTGTCATACAGAAAAGACTGTTACGGAGCAATTAGAGGAAGGAGTTCATTTCTTTTCCCGAAAATATCCGGAGATGAAATACCTGGCCTATTTTCAGGCTTATACAAATACCTATGATTCGATAGACGCTCTGAAGAAAAAATATGAAGAGGCTTTGGCTTTTCCGGGTGTTGTGGGACTGATTGTCGGAACTCGTCCTGACTGTATGCCGGATGAATTGCTGGATTATTTTGCAATGCTGTCAAAACGTACATTTGTCATGATTGAATATGGTGTTGAAAGTACGAAGGAGGAAACATTATTGCGCATTAATCGGGGGCATTCTTATCGGGAATCGGAAGAGGCTATTTGTCGGACAGCGGCTTGTGGTATTTTTACCGGTGCTCATTTGATATTAGGATTGCCGGGAGAGAGCAGGGAAGATATCTTGGAACATGCACGACGTATATCTTCTCTACCACTGACAACACTGAAATTACATCAGCTCCAGCTGATCCGGAATACACGGATGGCAAAGGAATATGCAGAAAATCCGTCCGATTTTCATCTTTATACGGTGGACGAGTATATAGATTTGGCGATCGACTTTGTCGAACGGTTGAATCCTGCATTCATTGTGGAGCGATTTGTTTCCCAGTCGCCAAAAGAATTGCTGATCGCACCAGATTGGGGACTGAAAAACTATGAGTTTACTGCCAAGGTCAACAAACGGTTTATGGAACGTAATACTTGGCAGGGGAAATTATATGAGTAA